The following are encoded together in the Paludisphaera mucosa genome:
- a CDS encoding di-heme-cytochrome C peroxidase — MDVCGMASVWGRGGVVGLVVALAFPGLLDAADNPRNVDLGPGVAVVKSLEQNWTDEESSWFYDVPQGSRLVPYDWFLHLEQAGSTEPFRDPKHIRALGYIPRKPAAGNPDGLPIGFVKDGPDEDGTPMMGLTCAACHTNQIKIKGTPYLIDGGPSLADVEIFLKELAAALRATADDDAKFGRFAATLLPPGASHDEKDALRAGVRSVAGQREGYNDRNLSASGRARFGPGRVDAFGAIFNEVSATFLGIPENVRPANAPVNYPCLWDAPQHDRVQWNGAAENKVSPLGPVLFGTSDVGAQGRNAGEVLGVFGGVEINSHELLIPRRYASTVDRANLIKIEESLKGLWSPQWPRDVLGDIDATARGLGEAVYAANCAGCHESIDRKSPSRRVVARMSDEGTDPNMIRNFGRMAKTGRLEGRRRTLLGLARFGRTESVGVILKHVVERVILDPTLKPRSIADALARAAKLGNPSDAIDSLNPGYRMTATIELGDRKLFGRFDSLVKDGQALIVDGARFHLMPKDRDVDALGVGDDLMDLRSQDGLHAALARLQGDLAPEPADSPQAADQPGKVVIKNATARIAYKARPLNGVWATAPYLHNGSVPSLAELLKPAAQRVKTFHVGGREFDPEDVGFLDDPSQPLFDTRADGNSNAGHEYGADLTPEERKNLLAFLKSL, encoded by the coding sequence ATGGACGTCTGCGGGATGGCGAGCGTCTGGGGTCGCGGCGGGGTCGTCGGGTTGGTCGTCGCCCTGGCGTTCCCGGGCCTCCTCGACGCGGCGGACAACCCGCGGAACGTCGACCTCGGGCCGGGCGTCGCCGTGGTGAAGTCCCTCGAACAGAACTGGACGGACGAGGAGTCGAGCTGGTTCTACGACGTGCCGCAGGGGTCGCGGCTGGTCCCTTACGATTGGTTCCTGCACCTGGAACAGGCCGGGTCGACGGAGCCGTTCCGCGACCCGAAGCATATTCGGGCCCTGGGATACATCCCGCGGAAGCCGGCCGCGGGGAATCCCGACGGCCTGCCGATAGGGTTCGTCAAGGACGGCCCCGACGAGGACGGCACCCCGATGATGGGGCTGACCTGCGCCGCGTGTCATACGAATCAGATCAAGATCAAGGGGACGCCCTATCTCATCGACGGCGGGCCGTCGCTGGCGGACGTCGAGATCTTCCTGAAAGAGCTGGCCGCGGCGCTCCGGGCGACGGCCGACGACGACGCGAAGTTCGGGCGGTTCGCGGCGACGCTCCTGCCGCCGGGGGCCTCGCACGACGAGAAGGACGCCCTGCGCGCCGGCGTCCGGTCGGTCGCCGGGCAGCGCGAGGGCTACAACGACCGCAACCTGTCCGCGTCGGGCCGGGCCCGGTTCGGCCCCGGCCGGGTCGACGCCTTCGGCGCCATCTTCAACGAGGTCTCCGCGACGTTCCTGGGCATCCCCGAGAACGTGCGGCCCGCGAACGCGCCGGTCAACTATCCATGCCTGTGGGACGCCCCCCAGCACGATCGGGTCCAGTGGAACGGGGCGGCGGAGAACAAGGTCTCGCCCCTGGGGCCGGTCCTCTTCGGGACGTCGGACGTCGGCGCGCAGGGACGGAACGCGGGCGAGGTCCTCGGCGTCTTCGGCGGCGTGGAGATTAACTCCCACGAACTCCTGATCCCCCGGCGCTACGCGTCCACGGTCGACCGGGCGAACCTCATCAAGATCGAGGAGTCGTTGAAGGGCCTCTGGTCGCCGCAATGGCCACGGGACGTCCTCGGCGACATCGACGCGACCGCGCGCGGCCTGGGCGAGGCCGTATATGCGGCGAACTGCGCCGGGTGCCACGAGAGCATCGATCGCAAGTCGCCCTCCCGCCGCGTCGTCGCCCGGATGTCGGACGAGGGGACTGATCCCAACATGATCCGGAATTTCGGCCGGATGGCCAAAACCGGCCGCCTGGAGGGACGCCGCCGGACGCTGCTGGGGCTGGCCCGCTTCGGCCGGACCGAGTCCGTCGGGGTCATCCTGAAACACGTCGTGGAGCGTGTGATCCTCGACCCCACGCTCAAGCCGCGCTCGATTGCGGACGCCCTGGCGAGGGCGGCGAAACTCGGGAATCCGTCGGACGCGATCGATTCGCTCAACCCTGGCTACCGCATGACGGCGACGATCGAGCTGGGCGACCGGAAGCTGTTCGGCCGGTTCGATTCGCTCGTGAAGGACGGGCAGGCCCTGATCGTGGACGGCGCCCGCTTCCACCTGATGCCGAAGGATCGCGACGTCGACGCCCTGGGAGTCGGCGACGACCTGATGGACCTCCGCAGCCAGGACGGCCTCCACGCGGCCCTCGCCCGGCTGCAAGGCGACCTCGCGCCGGAGCCGGCCGACTCGCCCCAGGCCGCCGACCAGCCCGGCAAGGTCGTGATCAAGAACGCGACCGCCAGGATCGCCTACAAGGCGCGGCCGCTCAACGGCGTCTGGGCGACCGCCCCCTACCTGCACAACGGCTCCGTCCCCAGCCTCGCCGAACTGCTGAAGCCCGCGGCCCAACGCGTCAAGACCTTTCACGTCGGCGGCCGGGAATTCGACCCCGAGGACGTCGGCTTCCTTGACGACCCCTCCCAGCCGCTCTTCGACACCCGCGCCGACGGCAACTCCAACGCCGGCCACGAATACGGCGCCGACCTGACGCCCGAAGAGCGGAAGAACCTGCTGGCGTTTCTGAAGTCGCTGTGA